In Ferribacterium limneticum, a genomic segment contains:
- a CDS encoding DUF3334 family protein gives MSHHESPVVYGTEDILRSLCNSMTKVLTIATQSQIHYSGMVQRITKTCLKPDIGCFVLFDGGFSGLVVTNFSAAAAMELYESYMLSMGMAKDELASSHTSDEVANVMGELMNQIVGDFTGKVARELQTHITQNQPKMLALTKQVMLSVDTNLDKPEARRVTFFTGRNNIFYLELAIDRTEFIKLNDFESEEADPDFLIEQAHAANATAAPLKGVDAGEQDDFLKSLGM, from the coding sequence ATGAGCCACCACGAAAGCCCCGTCGTCTACGGCACCGAAGACATCCTGCGCAGCCTGTGCAATTCGATGACCAAGGTGCTGACCATCGCCACCCAGAGCCAGATTCACTATTCTGGCATGGTCCAGCGCATCACCAAGACCTGCCTGAAGCCGGACATTGGCTGCTTCGTGCTGTTCGATGGCGGCTTTTCCGGGCTGGTGGTGACCAACTTCTCGGCCGCGGCGGCGATGGAGTTGTATGAGAGCTACATGTTGAGCATGGGCATGGCCAAGGATGAGCTGGCCAGTTCGCATACCTCGGACGAGGTGGCGAACGTCATGGGAGAGCTCATGAACCAGATCGTCGGCGATTTCACCGGCAAGGTGGCACGCGAGCTGCAGACGCACATCACGCAGAACCAGCCGAAGATGCTGGCCCTGACCAAGCAGGTCATGCTCAGCGTGGACACCAATCTCGACAAGCCGGAAGCGCGCCGCGTGACCTTCTTCACCGGCCGCAACAACATCTTTTATCTCGAACTGGCGATCGACCGTACCGAGTTCATCAAACTCAACGACTTCGAGAGCGAAGAGGCCGATCCCGACTTTCTGATCGAGCAGGCCCATGCAGCGAACGCCACCGCGGCGCCGCTGAAAGGCGTCGATGCCGGCGAGCAGGACGACTTCCTCAAATCGCTCGGGATGTAG
- a CDS encoding DUF2238 domain-containing protein: MENRNLVNITLAAIVIAALIVSGIAPFDRATWIMEVAPVLIALPLMIATRQSYPLTTLLTVLIAIHALVLIGGGAYTYARVPLGFWLQDLLGTVRNPYDKIGHLLQGFVPAMVAREVLIRGGYVVGRRMTGFLCICIAMAISASYELIEWAAALAMGQGADEFLGTQGDQWDTQSDMFMALIGSSTAIALLSGWHDRQLKRLISK, translated from the coding sequence ATGGAAAACAGGAACCTGGTCAACATCACGCTGGCCGCCATCGTCATTGCGGCACTGATCGTTTCCGGCATCGCCCCCTTCGACCGGGCGACCTGGATCATGGAAGTGGCACCGGTGCTGATTGCCCTGCCGCTGATGATTGCCACGCGCCAGAGCTATCCGCTGACGACGCTGCTCACGGTATTGATCGCCATCCATGCGCTGGTGTTGATCGGTGGCGGCGCCTACACCTACGCCCGCGTGCCGCTCGGTTTTTGGCTGCAGGACCTGCTCGGCACGGTGCGCAACCCCTACGACAAGATCGGCCATTTGCTGCAGGGTTTCGTGCCGGCCATGGTCGCCCGTGAAGTCCTGATCCGCGGCGGTTACGTCGTCGGCCGCCGGATGACCGGTTTCCTGTGCATCTGCATCGCCATGGCGATCAGTGCCAGCTACGAACTGATCGAATGGGCCGCTGCGCTGGCCATGGGTCAGGGCGCCGATGAGTTCCTCGGCACCCAGGGCGACCAGTGGGATACGCAGTCGGACATGTTCATGGCACTGATCGGTTCGAGTACGGCGATCGCCCTGCTCTCCGGCTGGCACGACCGCCAGCTCAAACGCCTTATTTCAAAATAA